The Fusobacterium necrophorum subsp. necrophorum genome includes the window AATATGGATGTGGAAATGTACAAGTTATGAATTTTCACAACCAATTCTTAATTATTATTGCTAACTTTATCCCAAGTAGTGATTTTGAAAAAGTATCCGAAATAGAAGAAGAATATTTTGAAATCAGTCAATTTGAAACAGATTCCAGTTACTTCAAGGTAGGTGGACGAAAAGTAAAACAAGTCGATAAAGGAATTTGCTGTTATGCCAATACAAGAAAAGTTGCTTATGCCTTTTGTGAATCAAATAAGCCAACATGCTTTACAAAAGTAATCATCACAAAGAAATATTTTGATTCATTTTTAGAGGAACGATTCGGTAATGCCTACGAAACATCAAAAAACGCTTTAGACTTTCTTGTCGAAAATCCTAACTCTCCGGAACTAAATTTTGTTTTTCAACAAATAAAAGATTGTCCTGCAATCGGTAATACCAGAAAATTATATATGGAGGGAAAAGTAATTGAAATACTTTCTCTGATAACAACTACGATAGAGATGGAAAAAAATCGCCCGCATCTTTCTGTAAAGTTGGATCGTAAGGATAAGCGTAATCTAAATAAGGTGATTACATTTATGAAACATAATCTTTCCGCTTATCCTTCCATAGAGGAACTATCAAAAATGGCTAATATGAGCTGCTCTCGTTTTCAAATGGCTTTTCGTCAAGTTTATGGGACAAGCGCTTACGAATATTTAAAAGTTATGAGAATGAATTATGCTCTGTTATTGTTACAGGATACTGACGATAAAATTTACCACATCGCTTTAAAGGTTGGTTATAAAAACGCAGGACATTTTTCAAAAATATTTAAAGAAACTTTTAAAATGAGTCCTATGGAATATCGGAATATACATCATATTTGACCAATTTTATATCATGATATTTTTTATATCTGTCACAATATTTTATATTTTTATGAAAATATTTTTTCGAAAAGTCTTATATTTTGTGAGAGGAAACTCCTTTTTAAACTCTTTAGAAGAGAATCTCCTTCTCTTGTTTATAGAAGAACTATGTAATATAAAGAATATAACAAGGATTTATAATGAAGGAGGAAAAAATGAGAAAAAATTTTTTATTGGCAAGCTTTTTAGTATTTGGAGTGAATATGGCTTTTGCAGAGGAAAATCCGGTGCTGACCCTAGAACAAACCATTGTGAGTACGGAATCCTTTGGAACATCTGCTCGAAAGACAGCAAGAAATGTAAGAGTGATGACAGAAAAAGAAATTAAAGAGAAAGGAGCCTCGACCATAGAGGAAGCTCTCAAAGGAATTCCGGGAGTGATAGTCAGAAGAATAGATGGTTCTGCTCCCATTATTGACTTAAGAGGAACAGGAATGGCTTCCAGTATCAGTTCCAGTCTTCTTCTTCTAAACGGGGTTCCTTTGAATGGACTTATTGTATTTGATATCAACTCCATTCCTATCAATGAAGTGGAAAGAATTGAAATTATTCAAGGAGGAGGAGCTCTTATGTATGGGGATGGTGCCGTTGGTGGAATGGTAAATATCATCACAAAATCCCCTAAGAATAAGAAATATTTTGGAAGTGTCAATCTGGAACTTGCTTCTTGGAAGACTAAACGAGCCAATATCAATTATGGAATGAAAGTGGGAGAAAAATTATCGGTGAATGCTTCCTATTCTGGATATTCCTCTATGGATTATCGGGACAGGTATCATGGAATGGATTGGACAGGACAGTACCTTGATTACCGAAATCGAGCGGATAAGAAATATTCTGTTTGGTTTAGCGGAAAGTATGACTTACAAGATGGAAATATAGAATTACGCTACAATCATACTGAAAATAGAGACATCTTTGCCGGTTCTTTGGATAAAAAACAATTTCAAGACAATCCAAAACAAACCGGCGGTTTTGGAAGGGAAGTGAAAAATATATCTGATGTTTGGAATCTATCTTATCAGAAAGCATTGAAAGAAAATTTAGAATTTTCACTTATTGGAGGACATCACCAAGACAAGAGTATCCTTTTGAATCAAATTTCTTCCGAGTATTTTATCAAACCACAATTAAAATATCGCTATGGAAAAAATAGTTATCTTATTTTTGGAGGAGATTATAAAAATGGAAAACGTGTCTTTAAGAGTCCCCTTATTACAAATCATAAAAAAGCCCCAGATGATAAGAGAAAAGCTATGGCATTCTATTTTATGAATAAATTTTCCAATGGAAAATGGGAATTTTCACAAGGATACAGAAGAGAAAGAGTAGAATATGATTATACTTCCAAAGCCTATAGAAATCTTTACTATTTATCAGAAGCAAATCCAGTTTCTTCGCGTTCTTCTAATAACAATAGTTTTGAATTGGGAGTAAATTATTTATATTCTGATACAGGAAATATGTATTTCAATTACACAAGGGCTGTTAGAACTCCAACAATAGAAGATGCTAAAATTTGGTATGGAGAGGTAAAGAGTAAAAAAAGTGATATTTTTGAGATAGGAATGAGAGACTATTTCAAAAATACCTTAATCTCCTCCTCTATTTTTTATATGAATGCAAAAAATGAAGTTTATTATGATACGAGAGATATGTTGCGTATCAAAAGTAGAAATTTTGATGGAACAGTAAGACGGATTGGGGCACAGTTAGCATTAAGCCATTATCTTGGGAAATTCGTTTTGAAAGAAAATATTTCTTATGTTAATCCCAAAATTGTGAGTGGACCCTATAAAGGAAAAAGCTTTGTTACGGTGCCAAATTGGATTTTGAATCTGGGGGCAGCTTATCGTTTTTCAGAACAATTTTTAATAAATGCAGACTTATATTATCAATCCAAAATGTATGCAGAAGATGATTTCGAGAATATTCTTGGAAAAGATAATTCCTATGTAACTTTGAATATGAACGCATCGTATAAGTTTGATAATGGAATTGAGATTTATGGAGGAATTAAAAATCTGTTGAACGAAAGATATGCGGATACGATAGCGATAAATCCCTATCCAAGCCCTAAAATAGCATATTATCCGGGAGATGGAAGAAATTTTTATATGGGATTTCGATATCAGTTTTAGGATTCTTTATCAAATGCTTGATGAAGAGTTTTCAAAAGAGGTTTAGAGATTTAAAATTTACAGAGTTTTTATATACGCTTGTATAAAGTATTCTCTTTCTATTGGGTAAAAGTCAATGAATATTTTCAAAAATATTCATTGACTTTTTCAATTCTTAGAGCTATCATATCTATGAATAAAATATAAAATATTCATAGATATGCTTATAAGTCTTGGAGGTTAAAAAATGGCAAAGGCATTTACGAAGGAAGAAAAGCTGAAAATTAAGGAAAAGATTATGGAAACAGCCCTTGATTTATTTCATGACAAAGGTACAAAATCATTAAATATTTCAGAATTAACGAAAAGAGTAGGGATAGCCCAAGGGAGCTTTTATAATTTTTGGAAAGATAAAGAAGCTCTTATTATGGACTTAATGGCATATAGGTTAATACAAAAATTGGATACTATTGAAAAAGAAATTTCTCATTCTTTAGAGAATCCACAAAAATTTCTTTCCGATGTGATTTATAATGGCTCTATAGATCTTGCAAAAAAAATCAGAAATCAGTCCATTTATAGAGATGCTTTTAAAATATTTCTAAGTCATGAATTTAAAGAAGGAAACAGAATGGAAAGTCTGTATAGTAATTTTTTGGACAGATTGATAGAATATTGGGAAGAAAACAAAGTGGTAAAAAGTGTTGATAAGCAAGGTTTATCCAATGCTTTTATAGGTAGCTTTCTATTATGTTGCCATAATCAACATTTTAATAAAAATACTTTTGACGAAGTATTGTATATTTACATCTCCGGAATTGTTTGTAGATACATAGAAACATAATCCGTCGAAGAGAAAGGAGAGATAGCTATGATACTGGATTTTAAAGAAATAAAAAAAGAAGATGTATTCATTGCGGGAGGAAAGGGAGCGAATCTCGGAGAAATGGCTGCTGCCAAAATAAATGTTCCCAATGGCTTTGTTATCACGGCAGAGGCATATCAAGAGTTTTTAAAAGAAAATGGTATTGATGTTCTGATTCAAAATAGAATTCAAAAAGCAGGAAACGATGAAAATATTTTATTAAATATGGCTGATGATTTTAGAGAAAAAATAAAGTCCGGAAAATTTCCGGAAAAATTGGAGAAAGCAATAAGAGAAAAATATTGTAATCTGGGAGATAGTATAAGAGTTGCCGTGCGTTCATCGGCAACCATGGAAGATTTACCGGATGCGAGTTTCGCAGGGCAACAAGATACCTTTTTAAATGTACAAGGCATAGAAAATGTATTAAATCAAGTACGGAATTGTTATGCCTCACTTTGGGGAAATAGAGCTGTAAGCTATAGATTCCATCAAGGCTATGATCAAAATGCGGTTTCTATTGCAGTTGTCGTTCAGGAAATGGTAGAGAGTGAAAAAGCAGGAGTTTTGTTTACTGTGAATCCTGTGAACAAAAAAGAAGATGAAATGCAAATCAATGCCAGTTTTGGCTTAGGGGAAAGTGTGGTAAGCGGAAGAGTAACCGCAGATAGTTATATTGTCGATAAATCAGGAAATATAGTGGAAATACATATCGGTAGTAAAGAAACACAGATTATATATGGCGATCAAGGAACCATGGAAGTGGCAGTCAGTGCCGATAAAAGAAAAAATCGTGCATTAAACGATAGGGAGCTATCTATGCTTATAACATATGGATTGGAAATAGAAAAGCATTACGGGGTACCTATGGATATTGAATGGGCTATTCAAAATGACGTTGTGTATATTTTACAGGCGAGAGCGATTACTACATTGAAAAATGCTGTAAATACTATAGCAGAGGATCATTTCGTGGAAAAATATACAAAGGGAAAAAAAATAAATAAAAGTACACGAGAAATAATGGCATTCCTTTTGGAAAAAATACCCTTTGCACATAGAGTCCTTGATTTTGACTATTTAACGGCAATCAACGATCAGAAAATGAATATTTTACTAGAAGCCGGAATCGTTTTACCAAGAAATCCAATCATAGATGACGATGGCATACAAACTTTTTCTGATAGGGGAAAAAGAATCAATAAAAATATATTTCAATTTTTTAAGCTTTTGAAAGAGATGAAAGATTTCCATGCTTGCTCTGATAAATGCAAGGATTTTTTGAAGAGATATCAAGCTGAAATAGAAAAAATGAAGGCTTTCAATTTTGAGAATATGACATTAGAGGAAGGTAAAAAGTTCATGGAAGAAAGCTATATTCTCTTACAAAAACTTGCTTATGACAGATTTAAATATGCTTTATTCCCCTCCGTTTTAAATAACAAGAAATTTGATAAAATAATAAAAAAAATAAATAAAAAGTATTCCTCCTTTGATTTTTATTGGGATTTAGAGAATAGAACATCAGTAGTTGCCAATGACATCTATAAAATAGCTTACGAGATAAGAAAAGAGGAAAGCTTAAAAAAAGCTGTTCTTTCCGGAGAAGCTTTCCGAACATTGTGTGAAAAGTATGAGAAGTTTAAACAGATAACAGATAAATTTATGGAAAATAACGGCTTCAAATCCGATTATAACTGTTATTGTTTGGCTGCAAAAACATTTATGGAAGAGCCTGACAGATTGCTAAATATAGTAAGACCGATATTAGATGCGGATGAAAATAGCGATAAGAGGGAGGAGGCGAAAGACTTTTCTAACTTGATGAAAAGTATAGAGGAAATTTATGGAACTCAGTATCCGGAGATAGAAAAACAAATAAAATATTTTCGACATTTTCATGTGGTTCGTGAAGAAAGTCAATATCTTTGGGAAACTTTATTTTATTATGTAAGACAATGTGTAAAAAGAATCAATACCATCCTTCTTGGTGATGTAAATTATGAAGTCGGAGTCGCCAATCTGTTTTATAGAGAACTCTTGGAAGCAATGGATAGAGGAAAGCTAAATGAAGCAGACAAAGAAAAAATAAATAGGAGAAATGAAAAATTTCCTCTGGCAATGAAAGTATGGGATGCTTCCAAGTTGTTAATTTTTAAAACAAATGGAGATGTTCTAAAAGGAGTAAGCGGAAGTGTCGGGATTAGCGTTGGAAGAGTGTGTGTCATCAATAGTCCGGAAGAATTTTATAAAATGAAAAAAGGCGATATATTGGTTTGTCATTTTACAGATCCCGAATGGACTCCCTTATTTAAATTAGCAAGTGCTGTTGTAGCAGATACCGGATCCGCTTTAAGTCATGCCGCAATTGTCGCAAGAGAGTTTAATATTCCGGCAGTTCTTGGAGTAGGATTTGCAACTACAAAATTGAAAGACGGAGATACCATAGAAGTGGATGGTAATACAGGTATTGTAAAGGGTTGTTAATATGAGTTCAAAAAATGAAATAGATCAAAAAGAATTGACAAGATTAAATATTTTAAATAAACCAATATTGCCTTTGCTGATAAGGATGTCAGTTCCAACAATCATTGGAATGTTAATCGTGATGATTTATACTTTGACAGACACATTTTTTGTTGGACTTTTAGATAACAAATCCATGACAGCTGCTATCGGTGTCGTATTTAGCTTTGTAAGCATGATTCAAGCTGTCGGCTTTTGGTTTGGCTATGGTAGCGGAAATATTATGTCTAAAAAACTTGGAGAACAAGATGACAAAGAAGCTGCCGTGATATCTTCTCTAGCAATTGCTTTTTCGATTTTCATCGGATTTCTGATCACTGTTTTTTCATGGATTTTTCTGTTGGACCTATCGAAATTTATCGGTGGAAATGCTTCCGAGCATTTGCTTAAATTTACGATGGAATACTTGAAAGTAATTATCATCGGTATTCCATTTAGTTTGTATTCTACGACTCTTTACAATCAACTACGACTTTGTGGA containing:
- a CDS encoding AraC family transcriptional regulator, whose translation is MKKTVIEYYDELPQNLHFYKIEEESTSGNNFYRMNSEYGCGNVQVMNFHNQFLIIIANFIPSSDFEKVSEIEEEYFEISQFETDSSYFKVGGRKVKQVDKGICCYANTRKVAYAFCESNKPTCFTKVIITKKYFDSFLEERFGNAYETSKNALDFLVENPNSPELNFVFQQIKDCPAIGNTRKLYMEGKVIEILSLITTTIEMEKNRPHLSVKLDRKDKRNLNKVITFMKHNLSAYPSIEELSKMANMSCSRFQMAFRQVYGTSAYEYLKVMRMNYALLLLQDTDDKIYHIALKVGYKNAGHFSKIFKETFKMSPMEYRNIHHI
- a CDS encoding TonB-dependent receptor; protein product: MRKNFLLASFLVFGVNMAFAEENPVLTLEQTIVSTESFGTSARKTARNVRVMTEKEIKEKGASTIEEALKGIPGVIVRRIDGSAPIIDLRGTGMASSISSSLLLLNGVPLNGLIVFDINSIPINEVERIEIIQGGGALMYGDGAVGGMVNIITKSPKNKKYFGSVNLELASWKTKRANINYGMKVGEKLSVNASYSGYSSMDYRDRYHGMDWTGQYLDYRNRADKKYSVWFSGKYDLQDGNIELRYNHTENRDIFAGSLDKKQFQDNPKQTGGFGREVKNISDVWNLSYQKALKENLEFSLIGGHHQDKSILLNQISSEYFIKPQLKYRYGKNSYLIFGGDYKNGKRVFKSPLITNHKKAPDDKRKAMAFYFMNKFSNGKWEFSQGYRRERVEYDYTSKAYRNLYYLSEANPVSSRSSNNNSFELGVNYLYSDTGNMYFNYTRAVRTPTIEDAKIWYGEVKSKKSDIFEIGMRDYFKNTLISSSIFYMNAKNEVYYDTRDMLRIKSRNFDGTVRRIGAQLALSHYLGKFVLKENISYVNPKIVSGPYKGKSFVTVPNWILNLGAAYRFSEQFLINADLYYQSKMYAEDDFENILGKDNSYVTLNMNASYKFDNGIEIYGGIKNLLNERYADTIAINPYPSPKIAYYPGDGRNFYMGFRYQF
- a CDS encoding TetR/AcrR family transcriptional regulator, with amino-acid sequence MAKAFTKEEKLKIKEKIMETALDLFHDKGTKSLNISELTKRVGIAQGSFYNFWKDKEALIMDLMAYRLIQKLDTIEKEISHSLENPQKFLSDVIYNGSIDLAKKIRNQSIYRDAFKIFLSHEFKEGNRMESLYSNFLDRLIEYWEENKVVKSVDKQGLSNAFIGSFLLCCHNQHFNKNTFDEVLYIYISGIVCRYIET
- a CDS encoding PEP/pyruvate-binding domain-containing protein gives rise to the protein MILDFKEIKKEDVFIAGGKGANLGEMAAAKINVPNGFVITAEAYQEFLKENGIDVLIQNRIQKAGNDENILLNMADDFREKIKSGKFPEKLEKAIREKYCNLGDSIRVAVRSSATMEDLPDASFAGQQDTFLNVQGIENVLNQVRNCYASLWGNRAVSYRFHQGYDQNAVSIAVVVQEMVESEKAGVLFTVNPVNKKEDEMQINASFGLGESVVSGRVTADSYIVDKSGNIVEIHIGSKETQIIYGDQGTMEVAVSADKRKNRALNDRELSMLITYGLEIEKHYGVPMDIEWAIQNDVVYILQARAITTLKNAVNTIAEDHFVEKYTKGKKINKSTREIMAFLLEKIPFAHRVLDFDYLTAINDQKMNILLEAGIVLPRNPIIDDDGIQTFSDRGKRINKNIFQFFKLLKEMKDFHACSDKCKDFLKRYQAEIEKMKAFNFENMTLEEGKKFMEESYILLQKLAYDRFKYALFPSVLNNKKFDKIIKKINKKYSSFDFYWDLENRTSVVANDIYKIAYEIRKEESLKKAVLSGEAFRTLCEKYEKFKQITDKFMENNGFKSDYNCYCLAAKTFMEEPDRLLNIVRPILDADENSDKREEAKDFSNLMKSIEEIYGTQYPEIEKQIKYFRHFHVVREESQYLWETLFYYVRQCVKRINTILLGDVNYEVGVANLFYRELLEAMDRGKLNEADKEKINRRNEKFPLAMKVWDASKLLIFKTNGDVLKGVSGSVGISVGRVCVINSPEEFYKMKKGDILVCHFTDPEWTPLFKLASAVVADTGSALSHAAIVAREFNIPAVLGVGFATTKLKDGDTIEVDGNTGIVKGC